A window from Cryptomeria japonica chromosome 1, Sugi_1.0, whole genome shotgun sequence encodes these proteins:
- the LOC131059410 gene encoding small ribosomal subunit protein uS12c-like: MSSKELNEKPYEEKFSCTVLYSGSKDNFTVNFSTITPKKPNSALRKVARVRLTSKYEITAYIPGIDHNLQEHSVVLVRGGRVKDLPGVKYHIIRGILDAVSVKNRKQGRSSALYILI, translated from the coding sequence atgtcctCAAAAGAATTGAACGAGAAGCCGTATGAGGAGAAATTCTCATGTACGGTTTTGTATAGTGGCAGTAAAGATAACTTTACTGTCAACTTTTCCACTATCACCCCTAAAAAACCAAACTCTGCCTTACGTAAAGTCGCCAGAGTACGATTAACCTCTAAATATGAAATCACTGCTTATATACCTGGTATTGACCATAATTTACAAGAACATTCCGTAGTATTAGTAAGAGGTGGAAGAGTTAAAGATTTGCCCGGTGTTAAATATCACATAATTCGAGGAATCTTAGATGCTGTCTCAGTAAAAAATCGTAAACAAGGGCGTTCTAGTGCGTTGTATATTCTTATCTAA
- the LOC131057484 gene encoding photosystem II protein D1, which produces MTAILERRESASLWNRFCDWITSTENRLYIGWFGVLMIPTLLTATSVFIIAFIAAPPVDIDGIREPVSGSLLYGNNIISGAIIPTSAAIGLHFYPIWEAASVDEWLYNGGPYELIVLHFLLGVACYMGREWELSFRLGMRPWIAVAYSAPVAAATAVLNRCYLN; this is translated from the coding sequence ATGACCGCAATTTTAGAAAGACGCGAAAGCGCAAGCCTATGGAATCGTTTTTGCGATTGGATCACTAGCACTGAAAACCGTCTTTACATTGGATGGTTCGGTGTCTTAATGATTCCTACCCTATTGACTGCAACCTCTGTATTCATTATCGCTTTCATTGCAGCTCCTCCAGTAGATATTGATGGTATTCGTGAACCTGTTTCCGGTTCTCTTCTTTATGGAAACAATATTATTTCCGGTGCTATTATTCCTACCTCTGCAGCCATTGGTCTGCATTTCTATCCCATCTGGGAAGCAGCTTCTGTTGATGAATGGCTATACAACGGTGGTCCCTATGAGCTAATCGTTCTACACTTCCTACTTGGTGTAGCTTGCTATATGGGTCGTGAGTGGGAGCTTAGCTTCCGTCTAGGTATGCGTCCTTGGATTGCTGTTGCATATTCAGCTCCAGTAGCAGCAGCTACTGCTGTTTTAAATCGATGCTATTTGAATTGA